The DNA region GCACACAAGCGGCCGCCCGGCGGCGGACCTCCTCGGTGACGAAGTTGAGCGTGCCCAGCTGGTCGTCGTCTCCCCAGCGGCCCCAGTTGTTGACCCGGGCCGCGATCGCCGTGAACCGTTCGGAGGCTGCCCCCATAGCCGCCGCAGGCTAGCGGTGGCGGTGGGCGGGCGCGGCGGTGCGGGCCGACCGCAGAACGCCGCAGCGCAGAAAATGGCTGGTCGGCGTGCCCCGTCGGTCGTAGACTGCGGTCCTCAGACACTCAAGGAGGACGGGCCCATGCGCATTGCGACCCTCCTTACCGGCAAGGGTTCGACCGTCGCCACGATCACCGGCGACGCAACCGTGGCCGCAGCCGTGGCCGAGCTCCGGGCGCACGGCATCGGTGCCCTGGTCGTATCGGCCGACGGCGAGCACATCGACGGCATCGTCTCCGAGCGTGACATCGTGCGCGCCCTGTTCGACCGGCACCAGGCGCTCCTCGACGAGCCCGTGCGGTCGATCATGACGTCCGCCGTGTTCACGTGCTCACCCGAGGACGACACCGAGGCGCTGATGACGGCGATGACCGAACGCCGGATCCGGCACGTCCCGGTGGTCGAGGACGGGATCCTGCGCGGGATCGTGAGCATCGGCGACGTGGTCAAGAACCGGATCACCGAGCTCGAGAAGGACCGCAAGGAGCTCGTCGAGTACATCAACGCGCGCTAGG from Acidimicrobiales bacterium includes:
- a CDS encoding CBS domain-containing protein — its product is MRIATLLTGKGSTVATITGDATVAAAVAELRAHGIGALVVSADGEHIDGIVSERDIVRALFDRHQALLDEPVRSIMTSAVFTCSPEDDTEALMTAMTERRIRHVPVVEDGILRGIVSIGDVVKNRITELEKDRKELVEYINAR